DNA from Massilia antarctica:
ACCCCGGGCCAGCGCCGCGCCATGCGCGTGACCGAGGTGACGCAGGAGAGCGCGGACGTGGTGTCGATCCGCATGAGCCCGGAAGACGGCGCGCCGGTAGCAACGAGCAAGCCGGGGCAGTACCTGAGCGTGCAGGTCGACTTTGCCGACGGACACCGCCAGATTCGCCAATACAGCCTGTCGGACACGACCCAGCCGGACAGCCTGCGCATCTCGGTCAAGCGCGAAGCGGCCGGGGCCGGCACGCCGGCGGGGGAAGTGTCGAACTGGATTCACGACAACGTGCGCGTGGGCAGCGTGCTGCAGGTGTCGCCACCGTTCGGCGACTTCGCCCCGGAATCGGAATCGGACGAGCCGGTGGTGCTGCTGTCGGCCGGGGTCGGCATCACGCCGATGATCGCGGCGCTTAAACGCATTGCCCAAGTCAATCCGCAGCGCCGCGTGATCTTTGCGCACGCCGCCCGCAATGCCGCGCATCACGCGCACCAGCTTGACATGGCCGCCGCGCACAAGGCCATGCCGCACTTGCAGCTGATCACGTTCTACGAGGAAGTAAGCGCTCACGACTGCGGTGTCTTGCCGGGATGGATGGACGTGGCGCGGCTGCCGGCCTGGCCGCGTAGCGAAGCCAATGTCTATATGTGCGGCCCGCTGCCCTTCATGCAGGCACAATGGCTGGCGCTGGTCGGCGCCGGGGTGCCGGTGACCCGCCTGCACCGCGAAGTGTTCGGGCCGGACATGCTCGATCATCTGTTGTAAGTCGCGCGGACTTGCATCGGTTACAAAAAAGTTACTGCCATCAATGCAATATAGGAATTATGATAACGGACACGCCAGCGCAGTTGCCGGCGTGTCCGCGTCTCCCTATATGAAAGAAATTGATGGCACAACGATTCCGCAGGGCGACCGCCGCCGCCCTGCTAGGGCTTCCCATGTTGTCACTGGCAGCACACGCCGCTCAAGTGACACCGGGTATCACCGCCACAGCTTCAATCAGCAACTCCAGGCTGACCGTCATCGACCTGACGCCGGACGATGGAAACGCCGCGGGCTATACGCAACCCCGCTCCAGCTATACCAGCCTGGATGCCAATAAGACGTTCCCTTCGGCTTCAATCAATACCAAAAACGACGCCGACACCCCTGGTTTTGATCCTGTCAGCGCCGCGATAGCCTACTGCGGGTCGACCACTGCCAGCAGCGCCACGACGTGGGGCAGCTTGCACACCGACGCGCGACTGTATGACAGCGCCGGTGATGTCGGCTTCGCTGACGGCAACGTTACCCAGAGCATGTTCTTGAGCATCGCCCCGCACTCACAGCTCATTTACTCGGCCCATGGCGCGCTATCAATCGGCGATGCGGGACCATACGGCCACGCCCCGTTTGCCGGCGAAGCGGTAACGACAGTGCGTTTCGGCGATCAGGTATGGATACGCGGCATGGCGCAAGGCTGGATGGGCTGCATCGACAACGGCGTCACCTGACAGGGCGAACGCATGGTCGACATATCCCCGGGATGTATCCTGCGCGCGCACGCGGCCCTGGCAGCGCTGCTGGCCGCCTTGCCGCTAACGGCTGGCGCCGCGCCGCGCTTCGCGGATTACCCTGCCCCCGCCATCTATCAGGGCCGCGGCGCACAGCCGCTGCTGGCGGACGCGCACAGCCGCAATTACGCGACCCGCCTGCGTGACGCCGCTACCGAGAAACCGGACTTCGCCGGCCGCTATGTGCTGGCCACCTGGGGCTGCGGCGCGTCGTGCACGATGTCCGCCGCCATCGACGCCAAAACGGGGGCGGTCACCTGGCTGCCCTTCACCGTGTGCTGCTGGGATGCGGACGTCGACGACCATCTGGAATACAAACTTCACAGCCGCCTGCTCATCGTTCACGGAGCCCGTAACGAACAAGGCGGCGGCACCCACTACTACCAGTTCAACGGCAAACGGTTTGCAGAGATCCGCCAGCCGCCACGCCATGCCCCTCACCCACCCGGAGACCACCAATGACACAACTTCACCGCATCACCAGGATCAGTGCCGCCCTGCTCACCATGTCGCTCACCTTGGCAAGCGCCAACGCCGCCGTCGACCCGGCCGGTGCGAGCGTACGCGCCACGCTGAAGAATTCCCAGCTGATCGTGATCGACCTGACCCCGCACGACGGCAAGGCCGCAGGCTACACCTTCGCCGCGTCCGCCCAGTCCAGCAATGTGTCGGCCAGTATCGACATGATCGGCACCGCCTGGGACCAGCGCAGGGACGTACCAAACCTCAACGGCAGCAACGCCAATGCCTACCTGTACCACACCGGCGCGAACGTCAACGCCAGCACCGGTACGTGGGGAAAAGCGAACAGCGAGATCTACGCCGATGGCGACCAGCTCGGCAACGCCCGCGTTACCGGCAACGCCAACCAGATGATCGGCCTGAGCGTGGCTGCCCACACGCGCCTGATCTACAGCGGCCTTGCCGAGCTCCGGATCAGCGAGTGGTATCAAAGCGCCGAGAACCGCACTTTCAGCAGCGCGGCCGTTACCGTGGGTTTTAACGGCACCTACCAGTCGGTAGACTTCCAAAGCGGCCAATTTACCGGGACCTATGGCACCCGCAGCCAGGATTTTTCGCTCTTCTTCGATAACAACACCGAGGCCGCCAGGACGATCTATATGTCCGTCAGCACCGCGACCAACGTCGACTACTACACCACGACGCCGGTGCCGGAGCCGGAGACTTACGCCATGCTGGGACTGGGCGCGCTGGTGGTGGGGGCTGCGGCGCGCCGTCGACGCCGCCAGGCCAGCGCCGCCTGAGCTGAACTCTAGCGCTGCCCGAGCGTGGTCGGGCCGAACAGGTCCTTGTACTCGCGCGGCTGCGAGCGCCAGTACTGGGGTGGCGCTTCCACCTGGGCGCCCAGCTGCGCGGCGGCATGCCATGGCCAGCGCGGATCGAACAGCATCGCGCGCGCCAGCGCCACCACGTCGGCGTCGCCGCACGCGACGATGTCTTCGGCCTGCCGGGCCTCGGTGATCATGCCCACGCCGATGGTCGGCATGCCGGTCTCCTCGCGGATGCGCGCCGCAAAGCCGATCTGGTAGGACGGCCCCACCGGAATTTTCTGCAGCGGCGAAATGCCGCCGCTCGACACATGAATGAAGTCGGCGCCGGCGGCGCTGAGCTCCTGCGAAAAGCGCAGGCTCTGTTCCACATCCCATCCGCCATCGACCCAGTCGGTGGCCGAAATGCGCACGCCCACCGCCATCGATGCCGGCACCGCCGCGCGCACGGCCGCGAACACTTCCAGCGGAAAGCGCATGCGGTTTTCCAGCGCGCCGCCGTACTGGTCGCCGCGCTGGTTCGACAACGGCGACAAAAATTGATGCAGCAGATAGCCGTGCGCCGCGTGCAGTTCGATCGCGTCCAGGCCAAGCGCATGGCTGCGTCGGGCCGCCGCCACAAACGCGTCGCGCACGCGCGCCAGGCCGTCGTCGTCGAGCTCCAGAGGCACCGTCTCGCCGTCCGCATGCGGCAGCGGCGATGGCGCCACCGTCTGCCAGCCACCGTCACCGATGGCGATATTCGTGCCGCCTTCCCACGGCACCATGGAGGACGCCTTGCGGCCCGCGTGCGCGAGCTGGATGGCGAGCCGGATCGGCGCGTAGCGGCGCATGGCGGCCACGATGGGCGCCAGTGCGGCGGCATGGTCGTCGGACCAGATGCCAAGGTCTTTGGGAGAAATGCGTCCTTCGGGCGACACCGCGGTCGCCTCCAGGAACAGCAGGGCCGCCCCGGACAAGGCCAGGTGGCCCAGATGGATCATGTGCCAGTCGCTGGCCATGCCTTCGTCGGCGCTGTATTGGCACATCGGCGCGATCGCGATGCGGTTGGCCAGGGTCAGCGGCCCCATGCTGAAAGGTGTGAACAAGGTACTCATGAACTGCCCTGTGACGTTTATGCAAAAAACGATACGGGGCAAGCCATGTCGGCTAACTCTTCCGCACCACCATTAATCCGGCGCGCAGACCGACGCGCACATCCGGGTTGGGGAATACTACCAGCTCCTCCGGATGTTTGACGGCGTACACGATGTCGCCATCGGTGGCGATGACCTGGCCCTGCCCGAGCGCGGTGAAGTTCTGCGTGCTGCGGTCGAACGCCATCGTAAAAGCATCGCTATGCTTGATGATCTCCTGCGCCACGGCGAACACGTGCGGTTCGACTTTCGGCCCGGCCGGACTGGCGCCGCGCAGCAGGTCGTCGAGCGCGGTGCCGACGTCGGCGAACAGACTCAGATCGTTCTGTCCCAGGGTACCGACCCGGCCCAGCTCCACGGTGCTTGCCGCCGCACCGTGAAACTCGGCCGAATAATAGCTGTACGTCCCCGCCGACTGCGGATTCATGACAATGGCGCCGATGGCGGCCTGGCCCAGCCAGGCGATCAGCGCGCACTTGCCCTCTTCCGCGATCAGGTCCGGCACGATCGCGAACGTCGGATACACCGACGGCCGGATCGCCGTATGCAGGTCGAGGTGCCAGCGATCCGGCCCGGCCCCCTCGAAGAACGCCACCGTGGCGGCGATCATGGTGTCGGCGCGCGCCGCTTCCGCAGCACTGGCGAGCGAACCGCGCGCAGGACGGAACATCCGGTTCAGGTCCGCATCGATGAAGCGCTTGCCGGCGGCGATGGCATCGATATTGCCGACGCAAACCATCAAGTCCACCGCCAGCGAATCCGGTCCCTGCGACAGTGCATCGAGCACGTAGGCCAGCACTTCGATCGGACCGGTTTCGTCGCCATGCACGCCGACCGAGACGACCACGCTGGCGCAGGCGGGCGCCTTGCCGGACTTGATCGTCACGATGCCGGGCGCCGGCTGCAGCACCTTGAAACCGGCATCAAGGAAGCGCTTGGCCAGCACGCCGAAATCGGCGCCGGCCAGCGCCCGCACGGCGGCGGGAAGCGCTTGCGCGCCCCCTTCCGTTGCCGTTGGTGGAACGTAGGCGGTCATTTACGCCGCCACCGGCGCCGCGTTGGTCGCCTCGGACAAGGCCCACACGTCCAGCATCGCCTGTTCCAGGTCGACCGCCGGCGCGTAACCCGACAGGCCCATCGTGTTGGTCACCACTTCAACCGCTTCGAGGGTGTCGCTGCCATCGCTGGAACGGGCCAGCACTTGCTGCAACAGGCGTTGCTGGGTGCGGCGCAGTGCCTGCATCGCGTAGTTGCGCAGCTGCTCCTGCGACTTGCTGTGCGGCGCGAGCTTGAGGCCGCGTTCCAGGGTATCGATGCCGGCCTGGCCGCGCAGTGCCATCCCCACCTGCAGGAATTGGGCGAGGCTCATGCCCGTCGGACGGTTGACCGACACCGCAGCGAACAGGAAGGTGGCCACGGCTTCGATCGCGTCGACCGCTTTCCAGGCTTGCGTGAACGAGGCAGGCAGGGACACGAAAGCGTCGGCATCGGCGGTTGCCGGCATCAGCTGCTTGAGCATGTCCGGCTGGGCGAACAGGCGTGACAGTTCTTCCATGCCGCCCGCGGCGCCTGGTGCCGACAGCACGCCTTCGACGATGGCCTTGAACAGCACGCGGGTGCGCGCATCGACCTTGACCGAGACGGCGCGCGGCACGCTCAAGGCATCCGCATCGAGGGCGGCGAAGATCGGCGCCAGGTGCAGCGCGGACCACGACTGGCCCCAGGCCTTGACCACTTCGGTCTCGTCGACCTGGTGGGCGCTAGCGAGGTCGCGGATCATCAGCGGGCCGCAGCGGTTGACCGATTCATTGGCCAGCACGGTCGCCAGGATCGCATTGGCCAGCGGGTGCGCCAGCGCGTTACGGGTGGCGACCAGCTGCGCCGGGAAGTAAGGCTTGAGCACCGATTCGGCCCAGCTCAGTTCCGTCAGCGGCAGCGCGGCCAGCAGGCGCTTGAAGCGGTTCTTGACGTTGGCGATCACCACCGCCAGTTCCGGCGCGGTCAATCCTGCGCCCAGCGCTTTGCGGCGTTGCAGTTCGGCGTCCGTCGGCAACTGTTCCAGTTCGCGCGAAAGCGCACCTTCGGCTTCGAGGCTGGTGATCAGCGCGGCGTAACCGTCGACCACCGCAGGGTCCACCTGGGCCTGCACTTCGCGCACCAGCAGGTGGGTTTGCAGGGAGTTATCGCGCAGGACCAGGTCTTCGAT
Protein-coding regions in this window:
- a CDS encoding NADH:flavin oxidoreductase/NADH oxidase, producing MSTLFTPFSMGPLTLANRIAIAPMCQYSADEGMASDWHMIHLGHLALSGAALLFLEATAVSPEGRISPKDLGIWSDDHAAALAPIVAAMRRYAPIRLAIQLAHAGRKASSMVPWEGGTNIAIGDGGWQTVAPSPLPHADGETVPLELDDDGLARVRDAFVAAARRSHALGLDAIELHAAHGYLLHQFLSPLSNQRGDQYGGALENRMRFPLEVFAAVRAAVPASMAVGVRISATDWVDGGWDVEQSLRFSQELSAAGADFIHVSSGGISPLQKIPVGPSYQIGFAARIREETGMPTIGVGMITEARQAEDIVACGDADVVALARAMLFDPRWPWHAAAQLGAQVEAPPQYWRSQPREYKDLFGPTTLGQR
- a CDS encoding globin domain-containing protein codes for the protein MISAASRPYIDASVPVLREHGVAITTTFYRTMFAAHPELSNLFNMGNQATGAQQQSLASAVFAYAANIGDPSALAPVIERIVHKHVSIGIRAEHYPIVGRHLLGAIASTLGDAATPPLLAAWDEAYHALATLFIEAERAMYAKAGITPGQRRAMRVTEVTQESADVVSIRMSPEDGAPVATSKPGQYLSVQVDFADGHRQIRQYSLSDTTQPDSLRISVKREAAGAGTPAGEVSNWIHDNVRVGSVLQVSPPFGDFAPESESDEPVVLLSAGVGITPMIAALKRIAQVNPQRRVIFAHAARNAAHHAHQLDMAAAHKAMPHLQLITFYEEVSAHDCGVLPGWMDVARLPAWPRSEANVYMCGPLPFMQAQWLALVGAGVPVTRLHREVFGPDMLDHLL
- a CDS encoding PEP-CTERM sorting domain-containing protein, with the protein product MTQLHRITRISAALLTMSLTLASANAAVDPAGASVRATLKNSQLIVIDLTPHDGKAAGYTFAASAQSSNVSASIDMIGTAWDQRRDVPNLNGSNANAYLYHTGANVNASTGTWGKANSEIYADGDQLGNARVTGNANQMIGLSVAAHTRLIYSGLAELRISEWYQSAENRTFSSAAVTVGFNGTYQSVDFQSGQFTGTYGTRSQDFSLFFDNNTEAARTIYMSVSTATNVDYYTTTPVPEPETYAMLGLGALVVGAAARRRRRQASAA
- a CDS encoding succinylglutamate desuccinylase — protein: MTAYVPPTATEGGAQALPAAVRALAGADFGVLAKRFLDAGFKVLQPAPGIVTIKSGKAPACASVVVSVGVHGDETGPIEVLAYVLDALSQGPDSLAVDLMVCVGNIDAIAAGKRFIDADLNRMFRPARGSLASAAEAARADTMIAATVAFFEGAGPDRWHLDLHTAIRPSVYPTFAIVPDLIAEEGKCALIAWLGQAAIGAIVMNPQSAGTYSYYSAEFHGAAASTVELGRVGTLGQNDLSLFADVGTALDDLLRGASPAGPKVEPHVFAVAQEIIKHSDAFTMAFDRSTQNFTALGQGQVIATDGDIVYAVKHPEELVVFPNPDVRVGLRAGLMVVRKS